CCTGTGCCAGTCCAACCATAACCGTTTTCAGCAAGTGCCCTTAATACTATCGTCATCATAGTATCCTCTTCAGCATATTCAAAACCCCGTTCTCTTACAATTGTACCTGTAAAATCACCACCTGAATAAGTAGTATTTTCAACATATACGTCTACTGTACCAACTACATCGCCAAAATCAGGTATAACACCATCAATAATTTTTTCCTCTACAACAGCCATGGCATCAATTGCTTTTTCTTTTGCCAATACTACATCTTCTATAGTTGAGGCTGTTGAAATTTCATCAATGCCTATATTTTTTGCTGTAGTAAGCTCAACCCATCCATCATCGGTGTAGTTGCTACTTCTATAATTAGAATATGCTTCTTCTATTTGGTTGATAGCATTTGTTTTAGCCAATGCTAGCTCAGGGTTATCATCGGGGTCAATGCTACTATCTACAGGTCCCCATGTAATAGTTACAGTTACATCTTGATATGGCATAATAAATTGAGATCCTTCATCAGCAAAAACTATTGATTCATATTTTAAACCCTTTTCCATAAAATTCGAATCCTGTACTCTAAGTGTATATTGCTGAATATTAGCTGCATCACCAATCTCTATGTGTTTGACCTCATATGGAACACCATGTATTAATATAGTCCTGTTCTTTATAGACATTTGTTCTTCTAAGCCAAAATCAGTACATATGCCCGATACATCTCCATCATCAAGTATCTTCCAACCGTCCCCTTCTACATCACCCTCAAAGAAATAGGCAAATTTATCTATAGTAGATACAAACCTAACTCGATTGTCAGGATATGCACTTATAGCAGATGCTGTGTGGGAATCATAGACATCTTTTCCTTCAATATCTCTTTTATTAACTTTAAATTCATATAGAAGCTCTGTATCCTCTCCATGTGCTTTTACATACTCTATCATATCCTCTATTGCTGCTTTTGCTGATGGGCTGTGGGCAGCAATTTCAAGATTCAATTTATAAGATTCAATCTCTGGAAGACCTACATCATATACCTTTTTTATATCAGAATATTTTTCTACCTCTAATCCAGTCAATTGATTCCTTTGATAGTCACTCATAGAATCATAGCTATTAATCAAAGCTTCTGCTAAAAATGCATTTCTTTGTCCTAGCAATGAAGCATCATCGGGCAAACGCGATAGAATATCACGGAATCCCTCCATTTTTGATGTATTGTCATCCATAGTTTTATCTTGTATTGCTTCAATGCCATTTAAAGCATTATCTTGTGCTTCTTTAGCCTCCGCTAATGTTATCGCTTCATCTATTTCAGCAAATCCTGTTTCATAGAAGTTATTGATTTCTTTCCAATCATCTGTACTGAAAAAACTCTCTGGATAATCTCTATAGATTACATTTAACTCTTTCTTAAGTTCCTCCTTAATTACTTGAAGCTGCTCAGGGGATGTTCCCTTTACATGGATATATATTGTATCTCCAATAGTAAGTCCAGGAGCCTCCCCATCAAATACATTAGAAAAACCTTGTGCTGAATCATTCTCACGAAGATCATAAACACTTAGGGCATAATAGCCTGGTGAATAGAAGGTATAGCTAAATTCTCCTCCTAACCCTGTGACTATATCAGTATTGATATCTGACGGTGAAATATCTTCGATAGTTTCTGCTGCTTTACTTACAAAAACAGTAGCTCCTGACAAAGGATTAGCCTTAAGAGAATAGGTACTAATATGGGGCAAGGTATATATGGTAGACAAATTAAGTTCCTGCCCTTCATCAATTTCCATAATCCCATTTATACTTTTACCATCTTCTAATATAGACGATTGTTTGTATAAATCATGTAGCTGATTTTCGATAAAAGAATCATAACCTGTTCCAGAGGAATTTGCTTTAACAGGCTGCTCTAAGAAAGCCAGCGTAACTATATCTCCATCATGTAACTGAACAGCGTAACGGGATTTTTGTTCTGAAGTACGTTCTGGAGATTTGAATTTTAATGGCCCAATGCCCCGTCTTTGTATATCAACATTTGTGGTCAAGATTCCATTAATAGATGTGGCATAGAATTCATTAGTACCAACTATACTATTTTTTTCAGATGACAGAACTTCATCTCTCAATTTATCAATGGCTGTGTTAAGAGTGTTGTCACCTTCTAGGATTACAGTGTGTATCCCTGCCTTATCATTTAAATCTTCATCTAACCGTGCATGGAGACTATCCACTACCTTTAGAATTACGGTGATACTCTCCCTTTTATCCTCAAGACCGTTTACACCCCTCCATAGTTTCTCATATTGTTCCTTGATTTCATCATATTGCTTTTTGCCTACCTCACCATCTCCTGGAGCTAAATTATTATCCAGATATTGTCGTGTGCTTTCATAGGCATCTAGAAAAACGCTCCAGCTATTGTCAGTATAAAGAGACTCCTCTATTCTTTCTAGGTTATATACATTTAATAAATCATTTAAGGTATTATATTTTAATTTGGAATCATTGGTATCATCCTCTGCAAGAAGAGGGTCCATGGATTCCCTTGCTGCTCCAATATTATTGATTGTATCTTCTATTTCTGATAACATTTTGCTATCTGAACTATCATTTTGCTCTGTTGCCTCTCCATCTCCATCATATAAGGAATCTAATAGTTCTTGAGCCTCCTCCACTGCGGAATAATATATATCCCATGATGCTTGGGTAAAATCGGGATATAGGAAAGGCTCTGGAGGATTTTCTTCAGCCTCTTTTATAGTCTCATACAGTTCTGTGGTATTAAGATTTACTGTTGGAATTAAACTGCCAATGCTATTTTGCATCCCATAGACAGCTTGGGTAACCGTTTCCTGGGAACTATATACATCTTCATATACAGACTGAGCAACAGTAAGGGTGGTCTGCATATTAGTCCAAAAACTACCATCAACTCCAAGGTACTCTTTACCATTATAGCGATCATCAGCTTGATACCAGTCGGCAACATTATCTCCAGTAACACGATTCATTTCATTGACCAGACTGCTTTTATCTACTTCTTCAGTAGGTGCTTCTGGTGAGTCAACATAATGGATTAGAAGAGAACCTATATTCTCATAAGATTTATCTTCACAAATAATCATACTTCTATAATCATCTGCATCATTACTATTAATATCTGTATATCCAGTTGAATCAAATGGCCATTCACTTAAATCTATCTTTATCCATGTATCTTTTGCAAAAGTTACATAGATATCTCTATTAACCATACTATAAAGACCACCTGAATAATTAAACTGTAAATAAATTTCATTTGTTCCTTTATTAACTTCAGCGCTATAATCTTTCATTTTCGTAGTCATATATTTATCACCAGCATAATATCCATAATCCATTAGCCCTTTACACTGCACATCAATAATCATAGTCCCTGAAGCATCATAGGCAAGAGAAGGAACTTCATATGTATCTGCTGCAAATGTTTGTATTGGTATTAGCTGAAATACCATTATTAAAACTAATAATAATGATATTTTGTGTGAAAATCTACTCTTCTTCAT
Above is a window of Clostridiisalibacter paucivorans DSM 22131 DNA encoding:
- a CDS encoding S-layer homology domain-containing protein, whose protein sequence is MKKSRFSHKISLLLVLIMVFQLIPIQTFAADTYEVPSLAYDASGTMIIDVQCKGLMDYGYYAGDKYMTTKMKDYSAEVNKGTNEIYLQFNYSGGLYSMVNRDIYVTFAKDTWIKIDLSEWPFDSTGYTDINSNDADDYRSMIICEDKSYENIGSLLIHYVDSPEAPTEEVDKSSLVNEMNRVTGDNVADWYQADDRYNGKEYLGVDGSFWTNMQTTLTVAQSVYEDVYSSQETVTQAVYGMQNSIGSLIPTVNLNTTELYETIKEAEENPPEPFLYPDFTQASWDIYYSAVEEAQELLDSLYDGDGEATEQNDSSDSKMLSEIEDTINNIGAARESMDPLLAEDDTNDSKLKYNTLNDLLNVYNLERIEESLYTDNSWSVFLDAYESTRQYLDNNLAPGDGEVGKKQYDEIKEQYEKLWRGVNGLEDKRESITVILKVVDSLHARLDEDLNDKAGIHTVILEGDNTLNTAIDKLRDEVLSSEKNSIVGTNEFYATSINGILTTNVDIQRRGIGPLKFKSPERTSEQKSRYAVQLHDGDIVTLAFLEQPVKANSSGTGYDSFIENQLHDLYKQSSILEDGKSINGIMEIDEGQELNLSTIYTLPHISTYSLKANPLSGATVFVSKAAETIEDISPSDINTDIVTGLGGEFSYTFYSPGYYALSVYDLRENDSAQGFSNVFDGEAPGLTIGDTIYIHVKGTSPEQLQVIKEELKKELNVIYRDYPESFFSTDDWKEINNFYETGFAEIDEAITLAEAKEAQDNALNGIEAIQDKTMDDNTSKMEGFRDILSRLPDDASLLGQRNAFLAEALINSYDSMSDYQRNQLTGLEVEKYSDIKKVYDVGLPEIESYKLNLEIAAHSPSAKAAIEDMIEYVKAHGEDTELLYEFKVNKRDIEGKDVYDSHTASAISAYPDNRVRFVSTIDKFAYFFEGDVEGDGWKILDDGDVSGICTDFGLEEQMSIKNRTILIHGVPYEVKHIEIGDAANIQQYTLRVQDSNFMEKGLKYESIVFADEGSQFIMPYQDVTVTITWGPVDSSIDPDDNPELALAKTNAINQIEEAYSNYRSSNYTDDGWVELTTAKNIGIDEISTASTIEDVVLAKEKAIDAMAVVEEKIIDGVIPDFGDVVGTVDVYVENTTYSGGDFTGTIVRERGFEYAEEDTMMTIVLRALAENGYGWTGTGGSKPRGIDDYEIEYLASITKDGKSLGEFDGTSGSGWMGTLNDFFVNEGFQKFSVSNGKLSRGDEIRVMFTQNLGEDLGGTWGNSDTSLAKLKLSKGTLYPSFDSDINEYTLILPSNIKKLKVTPTASNRNYLVKTFLNDRVTSNKEGVSFYKRTQYIPVRSGDYINIGVGEYAWPSMNNQETEKRNYTGTWYRLNIITPDNGAEHLISLIDELPSIGKITLLDEDEIKSIRDIFEILSSSEQSKVTNIQRLEDVENRIIFFKEIEAVKDLLKKIPVTSRVTLKDKDKIMEADKAYKKLTDKQKLYITVGDVKNYNDAIDKLKELGAFDSGNVPSKIKGSEEIPIEETIAENTVDIKAETKIKNGIANSKVTTDQIKDILKEIEDSDITSITINMAKGKEISKANIEVPKISVDEISKERLDLNLKTPIATISIPNKALKEISKQAKGEDIKIIIDKIKEEKLTQRQKSTVKEEIIYNISIMSKEDKISSFGGKQITISLPYKLKAGQKKDKVSVWHLNDKGELKKIKSRYNEKTEFVIFKTDHLSYYIVGYDNSISFIDVKEDDWFYESVMYAVQKGLFTGTGEKTFSPNLTMTRGMLVTVLYRLDGSPSINGLGKSFIDVKDDQWYAEAIKWTLERSIVKGITDTEFKPENNITREQLAVMLYRYAEIKGLNTEIKGNMEIFTDKENISNWAREAMTWAVGSELMIGKEDNKLNPLANASRAEVSTIFKRFIENVK